A single Cucumis melo cultivar AY chromosome 4, USDA_Cmelo_AY_1.0, whole genome shotgun sequence DNA region contains:
- the LOC103486926 gene encoding histone-lysine N-methyltransferase SUVR3 isoform X1 — protein sequence MKPNVSNKCLKTSEAEEEGGEEEHLNCGLLHCAHLVLPWLTSLELATISLSCKSLNAISKSITLRRTLDASRSLEKIPIPFHNPIDDRLYAFFIYTPTVIISNKHFQRQCWGSISDSQSGHDESDSINLVDNWVDGVFGCDCENCGEFDLLCPCLSFDGLEDVASECGPRCSCGLECENRLTQRGISVRLKILRDEKKGWGLYADELIQEGAFICEYAGELLTTEEARRRQKIYDACAKGGRFASSLLVVREHLPSGNACLRMNIDATWIGNVARFINHSCDGGNLVTRLVRSTGVMLPRLCFYASQSISKEEELTFSYGDIRLKHEGLKCFCGSSCCLGTLPSENT from the exons ATGAAGCCAAACGTATCTAACAAATGCTTGAAAACCAGTGAAGccgaagaagaaggaggagaagaagaacaTTTAAATTGTGGTCTCCTTCACTGCGCTCACCTCGTACTTCCGTGGCTGACGTCTCTCGAGCTCGCAACCATCTCTCTCTCCTGCAAATCCCTCAATGCCATATCCAAATCCATCACTCTCCGCCGGACTCTCGACGCTTCCAGATCCCTCGAGAAAATTCCCATCCCATTCCATAATCCAATCGACGATCGCCTCTACGCCTTCTTCATCTACACCCCCACGGTTATTATCTCCAATAAACATTTCCAGCGCCAATGCTGGGGCTCAATTTCCGATTCCCAATCGGGCCATGACGAGAGCGATTCGATTAATTTGGTTGATAATTGGGTTGATGGTGTATTTGGATGCGATTGTGAAAATTGTGGGGAGTTTGATTTACTATGCCCCTGTTTGAGCTTTGATGGGTTGGAGGATGTTGCTAGCGAGTGTGGGCCGCGATGTTCTTGTGGGTTGGAGTGTGAAAATCGGTTGACCCAGAGAGGAATTTCTGTTCGATTGAAGATTTTGAGAGATGAGAAGAAAGGATGGGGTTTGTATGCGGACGAGTTGATTCAAGAAGGGGCGTTCATTTGTGAGTATGCAG GTGAACTTTTGACCACTGAAGAAGCAAGAAGGCGGCAGAAAATATATGATGCATGTGCCAAAGGCGGGCGGTTTGCTTCATCTCTTCTCGTTGTGAGAGAGCATCTTCCATCTGGAAATGCATGTTTGCGAATGAACATCGATGCGACCTGGATCGGAAACGTCGCACGGTTCATAAATCACTCTTGTGACGGAGGTAATCTGGTAACAAGACTGGTGAGAAGTACAGGTGTTATGTTGCCTCGCCTTTGTTTCTATGCTTCTCAAAGCATATCAAAAGAGGAAGAGCTTACCTTTAGTTATGGTGATATCAGATTAAAGCATGAAGGCTTGAAATGCTTTTGTGGTAGTTCTTGCTGTTTGGGAACTTTGCCTTCAGAAAATACGTAA
- the LOC103486925 gene encoding uncharacterized protein LOC103486925 isoform X1 — MLRFYHSPTLSRVLLHRRFSSAATAIATDPALDSVSEPLFSYLEGFPKPDPKYAETILAIPRSTSGKTICAKERKVGRVPSILFEQEDGQHGGNKRLISVRTNQIVKLVKNLGRSFFLSRLFDLEVLSDFESGDIVEKVRVLPRQIHLHAGTDAPLNVTFIRAPSHAVLKVDVPLVFRGEDVCPGLRKGSYLNTIKRTVKYLCPADIIPPYIDVDLSELDVGQKLVMGDLKVHPALKLVKSKDEPVCKIAGARVSDQQKKSK; from the exons ATGCTACGCTTCTACCACTCCCCCACCCTCTCCCGAGTCCTCCTCCACCGGCGGTTCTCCTCCGCCGCCACCGCCATCGCCACCGACCCCGCCCTCGATTCTGTTTCCGAACCTCTATTTTCGTACTTGGAGGGTTTTCCAAAACCAGATCCCAAATACGCCGAGACAATCCTCGCCATTCCTCGCTCCACCTCCGGCAAGACCATTTGCGCTAAAGAGCGCAAGGTTGGCCGCGTTCCAAGCATCTTATTCGAGCAAGAGGATGGCCAACATGGCGGTAATAAGCGTCTGATATCTGTGCGGACTAACCAGATCGTGAAGCTTGTTAAAAATCTCGGTCGCTCCTTCTTCCTCTCCAGGCTTTTCGATCTTGAGGTTCTGTCCGACTTCGAGTCCGGGGATATTGTCGAGAAGGTTCGGGTTTTACCTCGGCAG ATTCATCTTCATGCGGGAACAGATGCTCCACTTAACGTTACTTTCATAAGGGCACCTTCACATGCTGTATTAAAAGTTGATGTACCTCTTGTGTTCAGAGGGGAAGATGTATGTCCTGGATTGCGAAAAG GATCTTATTTGAATACAATTAAGAGGACTGTTAAATACCTTTGTCCTGCCGATATTATTCCCCCATATATCGATGTCGATCTGAGTGAGTTAGATGTTGGCCAGAAGTTGGTTATGGGTGACCTCAAGGTTCATCCTGCGTTAAAGCTTGTTAAGTCAAAGGACGAGCCTGTTTGTAAGATTGCGGGAGCCAGAGTTTCTGATCaacaaaagaaatcaaaatag
- the LOC103486927 gene encoding LOB domain-containing protein 20, producing the protein MADADQLPRRKPLGNKRANRDPDSATVTAPCGACKFLRRKCINGCIFAPHFASDQGAARFAAVHKVFGASNVSKLLLHIPVSRRNDAVVTISYEAQARLSDPVYGCVSTVLALQQQVASLQAELAAVQAQLINSRLAFAAAVQNSQPSQVGVLQPAYSNNSSISVSASTSTHNAINLSSFASNYDLPTETAPSSHHLEPLHFPHRPIDEEEDEENSQLPAIFAD; encoded by the exons ATGGCCGACGCCGACCAACTCCCCCGCCGGAAACCCCTTGGGAATAAGCGCGCCAATAGAGACCCCGATTCCGCCACCGTCACGGCTCCTTGTGGCGCATGCAAGTTTCTCAGGAGAAAATGTATCAATGGTTGTATCTTTGCGCCACATTTCGCCTCGGATCAGGGTGCTGCACGTTTCGCTGCTGTGCATAAGGTCTTTGGAGCTAGCAACGTGTCGAAGCTGCTGCTGCATATTCCGGTCAGCCGTCGAAACGACGCTGTTGTCACTATTTCTTATGAGGCTCAGGCCAGACTGTCCGACCCTGTCTATGGCTGTGTCTCTACTGTTCTTGCCCTACAACAACAG GTAGCATCTCTTCAGGCGGAGCTTGCGGCGGTTCAAGCTCAATTGATAAACAGCAGGTTGGCATTTGCAGCTGCAGTTCAAAACTCACAGCCATCCCAAGTCGGAGTTCTGCAGCCAGCTTACTCTAACAACTCCTCCATCTCCGTCTCCGCCTCTACCTCCACTCATAATGCAATCAACTTGAGTAGTTTTGCTTCCAATTATGACCTTCCTACTGAGACTGCCCCGTCTTCCCATCACTTAGAGCCTCTTCACTTCCCCCACCGCCCAATCGACGAGGAGGAAGACGAGGAAAATAGCCAGTTGCCAGCTATCTTTGCTGATTAG
- the LOC103486925 gene encoding uncharacterized protein LOC103486925 isoform X2 translates to MLRFYHSPTLSRVLLHRRFSSAATAIATDPALDSVSEPLFSYLEGFPKPDPKYAETILAIPRSTSGKTICAKERKVGRVPSILFEQEDGQHGGNKRLISVRTNQIVKLVKNLGRSFFLSRLFDLEVLSDFESGDIVEKVRVLPRQIHLHAGTDAPLNVTFIRAPSHAVLKVDVPLVFRGEDVCPGLRKGCNGRFGQKGLRKNTIQKDAER, encoded by the exons ATGCTACGCTTCTACCACTCCCCCACCCTCTCCCGAGTCCTCCTCCACCGGCGGTTCTCCTCCGCCGCCACCGCCATCGCCACCGACCCCGCCCTCGATTCTGTTTCCGAACCTCTATTTTCGTACTTGGAGGGTTTTCCAAAACCAGATCCCAAATACGCCGAGACAATCCTCGCCATTCCTCGCTCCACCTCCGGCAAGACCATTTGCGCTAAAGAGCGCAAGGTTGGCCGCGTTCCAAGCATCTTATTCGAGCAAGAGGATGGCCAACATGGCGGTAATAAGCGTCTGATATCTGTGCGGACTAACCAGATCGTGAAGCTTGTTAAAAATCTCGGTCGCTCCTTCTTCCTCTCCAGGCTTTTCGATCTTGAGGTTCTGTCCGACTTCGAGTCCGGGGATATTGTCGAGAAGGTTCGGGTTTTACCTCGGCAG ATTCATCTTCATGCGGGAACAGATGCTCCACTTAACGTTACTTTCATAAGGGCACCTTCACATGCTGTATTAAAAGTTGATGTACCTCTTGTGTTCAGAGGGGAAGATGTATGTCCTGGATTGCGAAAAG GGTGCAATGGGAGATTTGGACAAAAAGGGTTGAGAAAAAACACTATACAAAAGGATGCGGAAAGATAG
- the LOC103486928 gene encoding co-chaperone protein p23-2 isoform X2: MSSRNPEVLWAQRSDRVYLTVSLPDAKDISVKCEPHGLFSFSAKGLQGSSFDFTLELFGSIVPEGCKTKVSLRNIICSIQKEQKGWWKRLLKTEEKPAPYLKVDWNKWCDEDESDSALTSDDELEYMGQDDGRG, encoded by the exons ATGAG TAGTCGTAATCCGGAGGTTCTATGGGCTCAGCGTTCGGATAGGGTTTATCTGACCGTTTCTTTACCGGATGCCAAAGATATTTCTGTCAAATGTGAACCTCATGGGTTATTTAGCTTCTCTGCAAAGGGGTTGCAAGGTTCATCTTTTGACTTCACTTTGGAGCTCTTTGGCTCCATTGTGCCGGAG GGCTGTAAAACTAAGGTTAGCTTGAGGAACATAATTTGCTCCAtccaaaaagaacaaaaaggtTGGTGGAAAAGGCTCTTGAAAACAGAAGAAAAACCTGCTCCATACTTGAAGGTTGACTGGAACAAATGGTGTGATGAAGACGAGTCAGACT CCGCTTTGACTTCTGATGACGAACTTGAA
- the LOC103486928 gene encoding co-chaperone protein p23-2 isoform X1, which yields MSSRNPEVLWAQRSDRVYLTVSLPDAKDISVKCEPHGLFSFSAKGLQGSSFDFTLELFGSIVPEGCKTKVSLRNIICSIQKEQKGWWKRLLKTEEKPAPYLKVDWNKWCDEDESDSALTSDDELEYMGQDDGSVEDGGMLYLPDLEKARGN from the exons ATGAG TAGTCGTAATCCGGAGGTTCTATGGGCTCAGCGTTCGGATAGGGTTTATCTGACCGTTTCTTTACCGGATGCCAAAGATATTTCTGTCAAATGTGAACCTCATGGGTTATTTAGCTTCTCTGCAAAGGGGTTGCAAGGTTCATCTTTTGACTTCACTTTGGAGCTCTTTGGCTCCATTGTGCCGGAG GGCTGTAAAACTAAGGTTAGCTTGAGGAACATAATTTGCTCCAtccaaaaagaacaaaaaggtTGGTGGAAAAGGCTCTTGAAAACAGAAGAAAAACCTGCTCCATACTTGAAGGTTGACTGGAACAAATGGTGTGATGAAGACGAGTCAGACT CCGCTTTGACTTCTGATGACGAACTTGAA TATATGGGCCAAGATGATGGAAGCGTTGAGGATGGAGGAATGCTCT ATCTACCAGACTTAGAAAAGGCAAGAGGAAACTAG
- the LOC103486926 gene encoding histone-lysine N-methyltransferase SUVR3 isoform X2, with the protein MKPNVSNKCLKTSEAEEEGGEEEHLNCGLLHCAHLVLPWLTSLELATISLSCKSLNAISKSITLRRTLDASRSLEKIPIPFHNPIDDRLYAFFIYTPTVIISNKHFQRQCWGSISDSQSGHDESDSINLVDNWVDGVFGCDCENCGEFDLLCPCLSFDGLEDVASECGPRCSCGLECENRLTQRGISVRLKILRDEKKGWGLYADELIQEGAFICELLTTEEARRRQKIYDACAKGGRFASSLLVVREHLPSGNACLRMNIDATWIGNVARFINHSCDGGNLVTRLVRSTGVMLPRLCFYASQSISKEEELTFSYGDIRLKHEGLKCFCGSSCCLGTLPSENT; encoded by the exons ATGAAGCCAAACGTATCTAACAAATGCTTGAAAACCAGTGAAGccgaagaagaaggaggagaagaagaacaTTTAAATTGTGGTCTCCTTCACTGCGCTCACCTCGTACTTCCGTGGCTGACGTCTCTCGAGCTCGCAACCATCTCTCTCTCCTGCAAATCCCTCAATGCCATATCCAAATCCATCACTCTCCGCCGGACTCTCGACGCTTCCAGATCCCTCGAGAAAATTCCCATCCCATTCCATAATCCAATCGACGATCGCCTCTACGCCTTCTTCATCTACACCCCCACGGTTATTATCTCCAATAAACATTTCCAGCGCCAATGCTGGGGCTCAATTTCCGATTCCCAATCGGGCCATGACGAGAGCGATTCGATTAATTTGGTTGATAATTGGGTTGATGGTGTATTTGGATGCGATTGTGAAAATTGTGGGGAGTTTGATTTACTATGCCCCTGTTTGAGCTTTGATGGGTTGGAGGATGTTGCTAGCGAGTGTGGGCCGCGATGTTCTTGTGGGTTGGAGTGTGAAAATCGGTTGACCCAGAGAGGAATTTCTGTTCGATTGAAGATTTTGAGAGATGAGAAGAAAGGATGGGGTTTGTATGCGGACGAGTTGATTCAAGAAGGGGCGTTCATTT GTGAACTTTTGACCACTGAAGAAGCAAGAAGGCGGCAGAAAATATATGATGCATGTGCCAAAGGCGGGCGGTTTGCTTCATCTCTTCTCGTTGTGAGAGAGCATCTTCCATCTGGAAATGCATGTTTGCGAATGAACATCGATGCGACCTGGATCGGAAACGTCGCACGGTTCATAAATCACTCTTGTGACGGAGGTAATCTGGTAACAAGACTGGTGAGAAGTACAGGTGTTATGTTGCCTCGCCTTTGTTTCTATGCTTCTCAAAGCATATCAAAAGAGGAAGAGCTTACCTTTAGTTATGGTGATATCAGATTAAAGCATGAAGGCTTGAAATGCTTTTGTGGTAGTTCTTGCTGTTTGGGAACTTTGCCTTCAGAAAATACGTAA